A part of Synchiropus splendidus isolate RoL2022-P1 chromosome 19, RoL_Sspl_1.0, whole genome shotgun sequence genomic DNA contains:
- the luc7l3 gene encoding luc7-like protein 3 isoform X2 encodes MLSAAQLLDELMGRDRNLAPDEKRSNVKWDDESVCRYYLCGFCPAELFTNTRSDLGPCEKIHDENLRKTYEKSSRFMKEGYERDFLRYLQSLLAEVERRIRRGHARLALSQAQQNAGAPPPAGKNEEKSQVLTEKIEDLVEQIEELGSEGRVEEAQGMMKLVEQLKEERELLSSTPSTIESFAAQEKQMEVCEVCGAFLIVGDAQSRVDDHLMGKQHMGYAKIKSTVEELKEKLRRRSEDPPGENPVVRRDREDREREREEREKKRKEEEEKEKEREKEREKERERERERDRERERERDRDRDRERRSRRSHSNSRHSSRASDRKRSRSRDRRRSRSRDRDRERDRDRRRSRSRDRDRDRERERERDRDRRRSRERSDRKRRSRSRDRRRSRSPERKSHRHRSRSRDRDREKDRDKEKDRDKEKDRDKEKDRTRERDSDKEHSSKDKDRKTTEERSNGSKKDKPSEDDPPSIKSSSQVEPMETEAPASVSSPLQNGQQELLQSEGEAGPT; translated from the exons ATGCTGTCTGCGGCCCAATTACTCGATGAGTTGATGGGCCGGGATAGAAATTTGGCTCCGGACGAGAAGCGCTCTAATGTGAAATGGGACGACGAAAGC GTGTGTCGATACTATCTGTGTGGCTTTTGTCCAGCAGAGTTGTTCACGAACACTCGCTCCGATTTGG GTCCCTGCGAGAAAATCCACGATGAAAATCTCAGAAAAAC GTATGAGAAAAGCTCTCGATTCATGAAAGAAGGCTATGAGCGAGACTTCCTGCGCTACCTGCAGTCGCTCTTGGCAGAGGTGGAGCGTCGTATTCGAAGAGGACATGCTCGTCTAGCTTTATCTCAGGCGCAGCAGAATGCAGGG GCGCCACCACCAGCTGGGAAGAATGAAGAGAAGTCACAGGTTTTAACAGAGAAGATTGAGGATCTAGTTGaacag ATTGAGGAGCTGGGCTCTGAGGGCCGAGTGGAGGAAGCGCAGGGGATGATGAAACTGGTGGAGCAGTTGAAGGAAGAACGGGAGCTGCTTAGCTCCACCCCCTCA ACTATCGAGAGCTTTGCTGCACAGGAAAAACAGATGGAGGTGTGCGAGGTGTGTGGGGCCTTTCTCATCGTGGGCGATGCCCAGTCCAGGGTGGATGACCATTTGATGGGCAAGCAGCACATGGGATACGCCAAGATCAAATCCACTGTAGAGGAGCTGAAG GAGAAACTACGGCGTCGCTCAGAGGACCCGCCAGGAGAAAATCCAGTTGTGAGGAGGGACAGGGAAGATCGGGAGCgcgagagggaggagagggagaagaaacgcaaagaagaggaggagaaggaaaaggaGCGAGAGAAAGAACGGGAGAAGGAGCGCGAACGGGAGCGGGAGCGAGACCGCGAACGGGAgcgtgagagagacagagaccgGGACAGAGAGCGAAGATCTCGTAGAAGCCATTCCAACAGCCGCCACTCCAGCCGAGCGTCTGACAGGAAAAGAAGCCGATCCAGGGACCGCCGGAGGTCCAGGAGTAGAGACAGAGACCGAGAGAGGGACAGGGACCGCAGACGCAGCAG GAGCCGGGACCGTGACCGGGACAGGGAGAGGGAAAGGGAGAGGGACAGGGATAGACGGCGCAGCCGAGAGCGGTCAGACCGCAAGCGTCGCTCTCGCAGTCGGGACAGGAGGAGGTCTCGCAGTCCGGAGCGCAAATCTCACCGCCATCGCAGCCgcagcagagacagagacagggaAAAAGACAGAGACAAGGAAAAAGACAGGGACAAGGAAAAAGACAGGGACAAGGAAAAAGACAGGACAAGGGAGAGGGACTCGGACAAAGAGCACTCGTctaaggacaaag ATCGTAAGACGACAGAAGAGCGGAGCAACGGCTCCAAGAAAGATAAGCCCTCTGAAGATGACCCGCCTTCCATCAAGTCCTCCTCCCAAGTGGAACCCATGGAGACAGAGGCTCCGGCCTCTGTCTCCTCTCCGCTGCAAAATGGCCAGCAAGAGCTCCTCCAATCTGAAG GGGAAGCCGGGCCGACTTGA
- the luc7l3 gene encoding luc7-like protein 3 isoform X3, with amino-acid sequence MLSAAQLLDELMGRDRNLAPDEKRSNVKWDDESVCRYYLCGFCPAELFTNTRSDLGPCEKIHDENLRKTYEKSSRFMKEGYERDFLRYLQSLLAEVERRIRRGHARLALSQAQQNAGAPPPAGKNEEKSQVLTEKIEDLVEQIEELGSEGRVEEAQGMMKLVEQLKEERELLSSTPSEKQMEVCEVCGAFLIVGDAQSRVDDHLMGKQHMGYAKIKSTVEELKEKLRRRSEDPPGENPVVRRDREDREREREEREKKRKEEEEKEKEREKEREKERERERERDRERERERDRDRDRERRSRRSHSNSRHSSRASDRKRSRSRDRRRSRSRDRDRERDRDRRRSRSRDRDRDRERERERDRDRRRSRERSDRKRRSRSRDRRRSRSPERKSHRHRSRSRDRDREKDRDKEKDRDKEKDRDKEKDRTRERDSDKEHSSKDKDRKTTEERSNGSKKDKPSEDDPPSIKSSSQVEPMETEAPASVSSPLQNGQQELLQSEGDTQSN; translated from the exons ATGCTGTCTGCGGCCCAATTACTCGATGAGTTGATGGGCCGGGATAGAAATTTGGCTCCGGACGAGAAGCGCTCTAATGTGAAATGGGACGACGAAAGC GTGTGTCGATACTATCTGTGTGGCTTTTGTCCAGCAGAGTTGTTCACGAACACTCGCTCCGATTTGG GTCCCTGCGAGAAAATCCACGATGAAAATCTCAGAAAAAC GTATGAGAAAAGCTCTCGATTCATGAAAGAAGGCTATGAGCGAGACTTCCTGCGCTACCTGCAGTCGCTCTTGGCAGAGGTGGAGCGTCGTATTCGAAGAGGACATGCTCGTCTAGCTTTATCTCAGGCGCAGCAGAATGCAGGG GCGCCACCACCAGCTGGGAAGAATGAAGAGAAGTCACAGGTTTTAACAGAGAAGATTGAGGATCTAGTTGaacag ATTGAGGAGCTGGGCTCTGAGGGCCGAGTGGAGGAAGCGCAGGGGATGATGAAACTGGTGGAGCAGTTGAAGGAAGAACGGGAGCTGCTTAGCTCCACCCCCTCA GAAAAACAGATGGAGGTGTGCGAGGTGTGTGGGGCCTTTCTCATCGTGGGCGATGCCCAGTCCAGGGTGGATGACCATTTGATGGGCAAGCAGCACATGGGATACGCCAAGATCAAATCCACTGTAGAGGAGCTGAAG GAGAAACTACGGCGTCGCTCAGAGGACCCGCCAGGAGAAAATCCAGTTGTGAGGAGGGACAGGGAAGATCGGGAGCgcgagagggaggagagggagaagaaacgcaaagaagaggaggagaaggaaaaggaGCGAGAGAAAGAACGGGAGAAGGAGCGCGAACGGGAGCGGGAGCGAGACCGCGAACGGGAgcgtgagagagacagagaccgGGACAGAGAGCGAAGATCTCGTAGAAGCCATTCCAACAGCCGCCACTCCAGCCGAGCGTCTGACAGGAAAAGAAGCCGATCCAGGGACCGCCGGAGGTCCAGGAGTAGAGACAGAGACCGAGAGAGGGACAGGGACCGCAGACGCAGCAG GAGCCGGGACCGTGACCGGGACAGGGAGAGGGAAAGGGAGAGGGACAGGGATAGACGGCGCAGCCGAGAGCGGTCAGACCGCAAGCGTCGCTCTCGCAGTCGGGACAGGAGGAGGTCTCGCAGTCCGGAGCGCAAATCTCACCGCCATCGCAGCCgcagcagagacagagacagggaAAAAGACAGAGACAAGGAAAAAGACAGGGACAAGGAAAAAGACAGGGACAAGGAAAAAGACAGGACAAGGGAGAGGGACTCGGACAAAGAGCACTCGTctaaggacaaag ATCGTAAGACGACAGAAGAGCGGAGCAACGGCTCCAAGAAAGATAAGCCCTCTGAAGATGACCCGCCTTCCATCAAGTCCTCCTCCCAAGTGGAACCCATGGAGACAGAGGCTCCGGCCTCTGTCTCCTCTCCGCTGCAAAATGGCCAGCAAGAGCTCCTCCAATCTGAAGGTGACACTCAGTCCAATTAA
- the luc7l3 gene encoding luc7-like protein 3 isoform X1 produces the protein MLSAAQLLDELMGRDRNLAPDEKRSNVKWDDESVCRYYLCGFCPAELFTNTRSDLGPCEKIHDENLRKTYEKSSRFMKEGYERDFLRYLQSLLAEVERRIRRGHARLALSQAQQNAGAPPPAGKNEEKSQVLTEKIEDLVEQIEELGSEGRVEEAQGMMKLVEQLKEERELLSSTPSTIESFAAQEKQMEVCEVCGAFLIVGDAQSRVDDHLMGKQHMGYAKIKSTVEELKEKLRRRSEDPPGENPVVRRDREDREREREEREKKRKEEEEKEKEREKEREKERERERERDRERERERDRDRDRERRSRRSHSNSRHSSRASDRKRSRSRDRRRSRSRDRDRERDRDRRRSRSRDRDRDRERERERDRDRRRSRERSDRKRRSRSRDRRRSRSPERKSHRHRSRSRDRDREKDRDKEKDRDKEKDRDKEKDRTRERDSDKEHSSKDKDRKTTEERSNGSKKDKPSEDDPPSIKSSSQVEPMETEAPASVSSPLQNGQQELLQSEGDTQSN, from the exons ATGCTGTCTGCGGCCCAATTACTCGATGAGTTGATGGGCCGGGATAGAAATTTGGCTCCGGACGAGAAGCGCTCTAATGTGAAATGGGACGACGAAAGC GTGTGTCGATACTATCTGTGTGGCTTTTGTCCAGCAGAGTTGTTCACGAACACTCGCTCCGATTTGG GTCCCTGCGAGAAAATCCACGATGAAAATCTCAGAAAAAC GTATGAGAAAAGCTCTCGATTCATGAAAGAAGGCTATGAGCGAGACTTCCTGCGCTACCTGCAGTCGCTCTTGGCAGAGGTGGAGCGTCGTATTCGAAGAGGACATGCTCGTCTAGCTTTATCTCAGGCGCAGCAGAATGCAGGG GCGCCACCACCAGCTGGGAAGAATGAAGAGAAGTCACAGGTTTTAACAGAGAAGATTGAGGATCTAGTTGaacag ATTGAGGAGCTGGGCTCTGAGGGCCGAGTGGAGGAAGCGCAGGGGATGATGAAACTGGTGGAGCAGTTGAAGGAAGAACGGGAGCTGCTTAGCTCCACCCCCTCA ACTATCGAGAGCTTTGCTGCACAGGAAAAACAGATGGAGGTGTGCGAGGTGTGTGGGGCCTTTCTCATCGTGGGCGATGCCCAGTCCAGGGTGGATGACCATTTGATGGGCAAGCAGCACATGGGATACGCCAAGATCAAATCCACTGTAGAGGAGCTGAAG GAGAAACTACGGCGTCGCTCAGAGGACCCGCCAGGAGAAAATCCAGTTGTGAGGAGGGACAGGGAAGATCGGGAGCgcgagagggaggagagggagaagaaacgcaaagaagaggaggagaaggaaaaggaGCGAGAGAAAGAACGGGAGAAGGAGCGCGAACGGGAGCGGGAGCGAGACCGCGAACGGGAgcgtgagagagacagagaccgGGACAGAGAGCGAAGATCTCGTAGAAGCCATTCCAACAGCCGCCACTCCAGCCGAGCGTCTGACAGGAAAAGAAGCCGATCCAGGGACCGCCGGAGGTCCAGGAGTAGAGACAGAGACCGAGAGAGGGACAGGGACCGCAGACGCAGCAG GAGCCGGGACCGTGACCGGGACAGGGAGAGGGAAAGGGAGAGGGACAGGGATAGACGGCGCAGCCGAGAGCGGTCAGACCGCAAGCGTCGCTCTCGCAGTCGGGACAGGAGGAGGTCTCGCAGTCCGGAGCGCAAATCTCACCGCCATCGCAGCCgcagcagagacagagacagggaAAAAGACAGAGACAAGGAAAAAGACAGGGACAAGGAAAAAGACAGGGACAAGGAAAAAGACAGGACAAGGGAGAGGGACTCGGACAAAGAGCACTCGTctaaggacaaag ATCGTAAGACGACAGAAGAGCGGAGCAACGGCTCCAAGAAAGATAAGCCCTCTGAAGATGACCCGCCTTCCATCAAGTCCTCCTCCCAAGTGGAACCCATGGAGACAGAGGCTCCGGCCTCTGTCTCCTCTCCGCTGCAAAATGGCCAGCAAGAGCTCCTCCAATCTGAAGGTGACACTCAGTCCAATTAA